From a region of the Theobroma cacao cultivar B97-61/B2 chromosome 8, Criollo_cocoa_genome_V2, whole genome shotgun sequence genome:
- the LOC18592603 gene encoding uncharacterized protein LOC18592603 has translation MEGNLSQGGMISGGGSFGGLDVQGSMRVHHHAQHPHNIHQHHHSNPRQGASIHPSIHEGFPLTMGTMQNCDQTIAMTDYNKGERRKSSVSDEDEPSFTEEGVDGHNDGTKGKKGSPWQRVKWTDKMVRLLITAVSYIGEDAAGDCGGGMRRKFAVLQKKGKWKSVSKVMAERGYHVSPQQCEDKFNDLNKRYKKLNDMLGRGTSCQVVEQPALLDVIDYLTEKEKDDVRKILSSKHLFYEEMCSYHNGNRLHLPHDPQLQRSLQLALRSRDDHENDDARRHQHDDLDDDDHDMETDDHDEFEENHALHGDSRGMYGVLGGSAKRSRQGQVHEDACFQNSLNSQDCNKSSFSYSPITQADMNQVLPDNTRAAWLQKQWIESRSLQLEEQKLQIQVEMLELEKQRFKWQRFSKKRDRELEKMRMENERMKLENERMALELKRKEFAAD, from the coding sequence ATGGAAGGAAATCTATCACAAGGAGGAATGATTTCTGGTGGGGGTTCTTTTGGAGGCCTTGACGTACAAGGATCAATGAgagttcatcatcatgcacaacacccACATAATATACATCAACATCACCACTCTAACCCTCGCCAAGGAGCTTCTATACACCCTTCTATTCATGAGGGTTTTCCACTCACAATGGGAACCATGCAAAACTGTGATCAAACCATTGCGATGACAGATTACAATAAgggagagagaaggaaaagtTCGGTCAGCGATGAGGATGAACCGAGCTTTACGGAGGAGGGTGTCGATGGTCACAATGATGGAACTAAGGGCAAGAAGGGATCTCCATGGCAGCGTGTGAAGTGGACCGATAAAATGGTGAGGCTTCTAATTACGGCAGTGTCTTATATAGGAGAGGATGCAGCTGGGGACTGTGGTGGTGGGATGAGGAGGAAATTTGCAGTTTTACAGAAGAAGGGTAAGTGGAAATCAGTGTCGAAAGTCATGGCCGAAAGGGGCTATCATGTTTCACCTCAGCAGTGTGAGGATAAGTTCAATGACCTGAATAAAAGGTATAAGAAACTAAATGATATGCTTGGTAGGGGCACTTCTTGTCAGGTTGTTGAACAGCCAGCACTTTTGGATGTTATAGATTACTTaacagagaaagaaaaggatgATGTTAGGAAAATTTTAAGCTCAAAGCATCTTTTCTATGAGGAGATGTGTTCTTATCATAATGGGAATAGATTGCATCTACCTCATGATCCACAATTGCAGCGTTCCTTGCAGTTGGCTCTTAGAAGTAGAGATGATCATGAGAATGATGATGCAAGGAGGCATCAGCATGATGatcttgatgatgatgatcatGATATGGAAACTGATgatcatgatgaatttgaggagaATCATGCTTTGCATGGGGACAGCAGGGGAATGTATGGGGTGTTAGGGGGCTCTGCAAAGAGGTCAAGACAAGGTCAGGTCCATGAAGATGCTTGTTTCCAGAACTCATTAAACTCTCAGGACTGCAACAAAAGTTCTTTTTCATATTCACCAATCACCCAAGCTGATATGAATCAAGTCCTACCTGACAATACGAGAGCTGCTTGGTTACAGAAGCAGTGGATTGAGTCTCGCTCACTTCAGCTAGAAGAGCAGAAACTACAAATTCAAGTTGAGATGCTAGAATTGGAGAAACAACGTTTTAAGTGGCAGAGATTTAGTAAGAAAAGGGATCGTGAACTGGAAAAGATGAGAATGGAAAACGAGAGGATGAAGCTTGAGAATGAGCGAATGGCATTAGAGTTGAAGCGAAAGGAATTTGCTGCTGACTAA